A section of the Salmo salar chromosome ssa05, Ssal_v3.1, whole genome shotgun sequence genome encodes:
- the LOC106604767 gene encoding diacylglycerol kinase theta, with protein MADSARAKNDNSIMESPPVSPLSGREKPKQSPGSRSRYQVSAPGHSFRKVTLTKPTFCHNCSDFIWGLNGFICEVCNFMCHEKCLKMVRTVCSCMAPTQVQVPVAHCFGPAGQKKRFCCVCRKHLEGNTAVRCEVCELHAHYDCATFSCGDCRLCHQDGSQDFDMFPHHWREGNIPSGARCEVCRHTCSSSDVLAGMRCQWCGITTHAACYLIMPPECGLGRLRNMLLHPACVRICSRNFSKMHCYRISESYQNELDNLEDADRPTKESQLATTPDSGKQVLKVFDGDDAVKRSHFRLVSIPRITKNVEVVESALRAFYIPDDPLEYELQDNGQQALVDDDVLNHNGSPDNKAIFKENVPEAWLLRAKPQETEVLKIYADWLKVIVAYISISKNSTVDSVIKEVLTQLGKQVQVTSRPIKLNLVEVYMGSKQVQRQVLTGHELLLDKLQEIRKISLRQMNQTRFYIVESRNRVVQVNLLLEGLPVQLSKEEYADLLQEHLAIKSHLVTITHVYGNQGAVVLQISCFSEAERIYMLAKDTSVSNQQLTSLVLPEIMHNKLPKDDSPLLVFVNPKSGELKGRELLYGFRKLLNPHQVFDMTNGGPLSGLHTFREVPRFRVLVCGGDGTVGWVLGVLEAIRHKLVCPEPPVGIVPLGTGNDLARILRWGAGYSGEDPYHILVSVDEAEEVQIDRWTILLDAQEITDDGKENGFLEPPKIVQMNNYFGLGIDAEVSLDFHHARQEEPGKFNSRFHNKGVYLKAGLQKLSHTRNLHKDLKLQVDKQDIELPSIEGLIFLNIPSWGSGADLWGSEGDSRYGKPRIDDGMLEVVGVTGVVHMGQVQSGMRSGIRLAQGNYVRITVTKPIPVQVDGEPWIQAPGHIIISAAGPKVRMLRKSKHKQKKQSASLKEGLSESPSSSDGGQ; from the exons ATGGCAGACAGCGCTCGAGCTAAGAATGATAATTCCATAATGGAAAGCCCACCCGTTAGCCCCTTGTCTGGGAGGGAAAAGCCTAAACAGTCCCCTGGCTCTCGCTCAAGGTACCAGGTCAGCGCACCCGGACACAGTTTTAGGAAAGTGACTCTCACCAAACCAACGTTCTGCCACAACTGCAGTGATTTCATATGGGGTCTTAACGGATTCATTTGTGAAG TGTGTAACTTTATGTGCCATGAAAAGTGCCTGAAGATGGTGAGGACTGTGTGTTCATGCATGGCCCCAACACAGGTGCAG GTCCCTGTCGCCCATTGCTTTGGTCCAGCAGGGCAGAAAAAGAGATTCTGCTGTGTGTGTCGAAAGCATCTGGAGGGAAACACTGCCGTTCGTTGTGAAG TTTGTGAGCTGCATGCCCACTATGACTGTGCTACGTTCAGTTGTGGCGACTGCCGTCTCTGTCACCAGGATGGGAGTCAGGACTTT GATATGTTCCCCCACCACTGGCGGGAGGGGAATATTCCTTCAGGTGCACGCTGTGAGGTCTGCCGGCACACCTGTAGCTCCTCAGACGTCCTGGCGGGGATGCGGTGTCAGTGGTGTGGTATTACG ACACACGCTGCCTGTTATCTCATCATGCCCCCAGAGTGCGGCCTGGGACGGCTACGCAACATGCTTCTTCACCCTGCTTGTGTGCGAATATGCTCGAGGAACTTTAGCAAGATGCACTGCTACCGCATCTCTGAGAGTTACCAGAATGAGCTGG ATAACTTGGAAGATGCTGACAGACCTACAAAGGAGAGCCAGCTGGCAACCACACCAGATTCAG GGAAGCAGGTTCtcaaggtgtttgatggggatgATGCAGTCAAGCGCAGCCACTTCCGTTTGGTCTCCATTCCTCGGATAACTAAGAATGTGGAAGTCGTG GAGTCAGCGTTAAGGGCCTTTTACATCCCAGATGACCCCCTGGAATATGAGCTCCAAGACAACGGACAGCAGGCTCTAGTCGACGACGACGTCCTCAACCATAACGGCAGCCCCGATAACAAGGCCATCTTTAAGGAGAATGTGCCCGAGGCGTGGCTCCTAAGGGCCAAACCTCAGGAAACCGAGGTCCTCAAGATCTATGCCGACTGGCTCAA GGTTATTGTGGCGTACATATCCATCTCCAAGAACAGCACTGTGGATTCTGTCATTAAGGAGGTCCTCACTCAACTGGGAAAACAGGTACAGGTTACCAGCAG ACCCATCAAGCTTAATCTTGTGGAGGTTTACATGGGCAGTAAGCAAG TTCAGAGACAAGTGCTGACAGGCCACGAGCTGCTGCTGGACAAACTGCAGGAGATCAGGAAG ATCTCCCTAAGGCAGATGAACCAGACCCGTTTCTACATAGTggagagcaggaacagggttgtgCAGGTCAACCTGCTGCTAGAGGGACTGCCTGTACAGCTGAGCAAGGAGGAATATGCAGACCTGCTACAGGAGCACTTGGCTATCAAGA GTCACTTGGTCACCATCACACATGTTTACGGGAACCAAG GTGCAGTGGTGTTGCAGATATCGTGTTTCTCTGAGGCTGAGAGGATCTACATGTTAGCCAAAGACACGTCTGTCAGCAACCAGCAGCTCACCTCTCTTGTCCTACCAGAGATCATG CACAACAAGTTACCTAAAGATGACTCGCCCCTACTGGTGTTTGTCAACCCCAAGAGCGGCGAGCTGAAGGGCAGAGAGCTCCTCTATGGTTTCCGGAAGCTTCTGAACCCCCACCAAGTGTTTGACATGACCAATGGGGGACCATTGTCTGG ACTCCACACGTTTAGGGAGGTGCCCCGCTTCCGGGTGCTGGTGTGTGGGGGAGATGGCACAGTGGGCTGGGTCCTGGGAGTCTTGGAGGCCATCAGACACAAGCTGGTCTGTCCCGAGCCCCCCGTCGGCATCGTCCCACTCGGCACAG GTAACGACCTGGCGCGGATCCTGCGCTGGGGGGCGGGCTACAGCGGAGAGGACCCCTACCACATCCTGGTATCTGTGGATGAGGCGGAGGAGGTGCAGATAGACCGTTGGACTATTCTGCTGGATGCACAGGAGATCACAGATGACGGCAAGGAGAACGGCTTCCTGGAACCACCAAAG ATAGTGCAGATGAACAACTATTTTGGGCTGGGCATCGATGCTGAAGTCAGTCTGGACTTCCACCATGCCCGTCAAGAGGAACCAGGGAAGTTCAACAGCAG GTTTCACAACAAAGGTGTGTACCTGAAGGCGGGTCTGCAGAAGCTGAGTCACACACGGAACCTTCACAAGGACCTCAAACTACAGgtggacaagcaagacatagaaCTGCCCAGCATAGAAGGCCTCATCTTCCTAAACATCCCcag ctGGGGCTCTGGGGCAGACCTGTGGGGATCAGAGGGTGACTCGCGCTACGGGAAACCTCGCATTGACGATGGCATGCTGGAGGTGGTGGGGGTGACTGGGGTGGTACACATG GGCCAGGTGCAGAGCGGCATGCGCTCTGGGATCCGTCTCGCCCAGGGTAACTACGTGCGTATCACAGTGACCAAGCCCATCCCTGTGCAGGTGGATGGAGAGCCCTGGATCCAGGCCCCTGGGCATATCATCATATCTGCAGCAGGCCCAAAA GTGCGGATGCTGAGGAAGTCCAAACACAAGCAGAAGAAGCAGTCTGCCAGCCTAAAAGAGGGGCTATCCGAAAGCCCTTCGTCTAGCGATGGGGGACAATGA